The proteins below are encoded in one region of Pseudonocardia sp. DSM 110487:
- a CDS encoding DUF397 domain-containing protein, with the protein MHQVEDNGIAADQLGAVAWRKSSASNPSGDCIEVAALDSGAVAVRNSRDPHGPALVYTRAEIAAFVAGAKDGEFDDLTN; encoded by the coding sequence ATGCACCAGGTCGAGGACAACGGCATCGCGGCGGATCAGCTGGGTGCCGTGGCGTGGCGCAAGAGCAGCGCCAGCAACCCGAGCGGTGACTGCATCGAGGTTGCCGCCCTGGACAGCGGTGCCGTGGCGGTGCGCAACTCCAGGGACCCCCACGGGCCCGCGCTGGTGTACACGCGTGCGGAAATCGCCGCCTTCGTCGCGGGCGCGAAGGACGGCGAGTTCGACGACCTGACGAACTGA
- a CDS encoding DUF664 domain-containing protein, which yields MDVAALLTDAFSRIGEEVHGAADGLSADQLAYRIDDEANSIGWLVWHLSRVQDDHVAGVAGTEQVWTTQGWADRFALPFRVGSIGYGHSSDEVAKVRVESPELLTGYYDAVAARTLDYVGGLTDADLDRVVDEAWDPPVTLGVRLVSVIDDCAQHAGQAAFVRGIVERR from the coding sequence GTGGATGTTGCTGCCTTGCTGACCGACGCGTTCTCCCGGATCGGGGAGGAGGTGCACGGTGCCGCCGACGGGCTCTCCGCCGACCAGCTCGCGTACCGCATCGACGACGAGGCCAACTCGATCGGCTGGCTGGTCTGGCACCTGTCCCGCGTACAGGACGACCACGTGGCCGGGGTGGCCGGCACCGAGCAGGTGTGGACCACGCAGGGCTGGGCGGACCGGTTCGCCCTGCCCTTCCGGGTAGGGTCGATCGGCTACGGGCACAGCTCGGACGAGGTCGCGAAGGTGCGGGTGGAATCGCCGGAGCTGCTCACCGGCTACTACGACGCGGTCGCGGCGCGCACCCTCGACTACGTCGGCGGCCTCACCGATGCCGATCTCGACCGCGTGGTGGACGAGGCGTGGGACCCGCCCGTCACCCTCGGCGTCCGTCTGGTGAGCGTGATCGACGACTGCGCCCAGCACGCGGGCCAGGCTGCGTTCGTGCGCGGGATCGTGGAGCGGCGCTGA
- a CDS encoding NADPH-dependent F420 reductase, producing MRPTIAVLGTGAVGTTLATALAGAGYAVTAGSRDPGRRAATWTAPVPLAGLADAATHADLVVNATPGRASVDLLRPLAPQLAGAVLVDVANAVEQGPDGFASSLRYPASSLAEELQRALPDTRVVKTLNTIGPAEAMVTPGALATPPSAFLSGDDGAARQLVAAVLADMGWRPEWIIDLGGLATARVTEAFMLLVRPLVHALGPVPFGLAVAR from the coding sequence ATGAGACCCACGATCGCCGTTCTCGGCACCGGCGCTGTCGGCACGACACTCGCCACCGCGCTGGCCGGAGCGGGATACGCCGTGACGGCCGGATCGCGCGACCCCGGCCGCCGTGCCGCGACCTGGACGGCTCCCGTACCGCTCGCCGGGCTCGCCGATGCGGCGACGCACGCCGACCTCGTCGTCAACGCCACGCCTGGCCGTGCATCCGTCGACCTCCTGCGCCCGCTCGCCCCACAGCTCGCGGGCGCCGTGCTCGTCGACGTCGCCAACGCGGTGGAGCAAGGGCCCGACGGGTTCGCCTCCTCGCTGCGCTACCCCGCGTCGAGCCTCGCCGAGGAGCTGCAACGGGCGCTGCCGGACACCCGCGTGGTCAAGACCCTCAACACGATCGGCCCGGCGGAGGCGATGGTCACGCCCGGTGCGCTCGCGACGCCGCCGTCGGCGTTCCTCTCCGGTGACGACGGCGCCGCAAGGCAGCTCGTCGCGGCGGTGCTCGCCGACATGGGCTGGCGACCCGAATGGATCATCGACCTGGGCGGGCTCGCCACCGCCCGGGTGACGGAGGCGTTCATGCTGCTCGTCCGCCCGCTCGTGCACGCGCTCGGCCCGGTCCCCTTCGGGCTCGCCGTGGCGCGCTGA
- a CDS encoding ABC transporter ATP-binding protein, producing the protein MIGRLFTALGPEHDRALRRLLGLLTAAAVLQGVAFVLLVPVLGELLGGTPERAWPWVIALAVLWIGFAAVNYAGTLAGFGTGANLSRDLHHRIGDTVARLPLAWFTADRVGGLGRLAGQRVLDVMGVPAHLLRQVVDATVTPLVVVLAMFLFDWRLAVAMAVAAVAVAVVYRIAGRGMQAADRDADRIHADAAGRIVEFARAQPVLRAFGRTVEGHAALDVALAAQHGAGRRMLRVGIPGVVGLGFIAQATFIVLLALGTYLVLGGSLGTAELIALLVLAARFVEPVVLVAELGGAIRIAENALGEINALLGTEPLPEPEVSRPTCGVDLELDDVRFGYDGSPVLDGLSMRVPQGRMTALVGPSGAGKTTVIKLIARFFDPHSGGVRVGGVDVRELRTEDLTSLISVVFQDVYLFDGTVLDNVRIGRPDATDEEVYAAARAARVDDVVERLPGGWEAPVGEGGGRLSGGERQRISIARALLKDTPIVLFDEPTAALDAENEHALQQAMAALSRDRTVLVIAHRLHTLRAADHIVVLDRGRAVEQGVHDELLARGGRYAHYWRERSRAQGWRLARRTTRSAIAAAPR; encoded by the coding sequence ATGATCGGCCGACTGTTCACCGCACTGGGCCCTGAGCACGACCGCGCCCTGCGCAGGCTGCTCGGCCTGCTCACCGCCGCGGCGGTGCTGCAGGGGGTGGCGTTCGTCCTGCTGGTCCCGGTGCTGGGGGAACTGCTCGGCGGCACACCGGAACGGGCATGGCCGTGGGTGATCGCGCTCGCGGTGCTGTGGATCGGATTCGCCGCCGTCAACTACGCGGGCACGCTGGCCGGTTTCGGGACCGGGGCGAACCTGAGCCGGGACCTGCACCACCGGATCGGGGACACGGTCGCGCGGCTGCCGCTGGCCTGGTTCACCGCCGATCGCGTGGGCGGACTGGGGCGCCTTGCCGGCCAGCGTGTGCTCGACGTCATGGGCGTGCCTGCGCACCTGTTGCGGCAGGTGGTCGACGCCACGGTCACGCCGCTGGTCGTGGTGCTTGCCATGTTCCTGTTCGACTGGCGGCTGGCCGTCGCGATGGCCGTCGCCGCGGTCGCGGTGGCCGTGGTGTACCGGATCGCGGGCCGCGGCATGCAGGCCGCCGACCGCGACGCGGACCGGATACACGCCGACGCGGCCGGGCGGATCGTCGAGTTCGCCCGTGCCCAGCCGGTGCTGCGGGCCTTCGGCCGCACGGTGGAGGGGCACGCCGCGCTCGATGTCGCCCTCGCGGCCCAGCACGGGGCGGGGCGCCGGATGCTGCGGGTCGGCATCCCCGGCGTCGTCGGGCTCGGTTTCATCGCGCAGGCGACGTTCATCGTGCTGCTGGCGCTGGGCACGTACCTGGTGCTCGGCGGCTCGCTCGGCACCGCGGAACTGATCGCGCTGTTGGTGCTGGCGGCCCGGTTCGTCGAGCCGGTCGTGCTCGTCGCGGAGCTCGGCGGCGCGATCCGGATCGCCGAGAACGCGTTGGGCGAGATCAACGCGCTGCTCGGCACCGAGCCGCTGCCGGAGCCCGAGGTGTCGCGGCCGACGTGCGGTGTCGACCTCGAGCTCGACGACGTGCGGTTCGGCTACGACGGATCGCCGGTGCTTGACGGGTTGTCGATGCGGGTGCCGCAGGGCCGGATGACCGCGCTCGTCGGCCCGTCCGGTGCGGGCAAGACCACCGTGATCAAGCTGATCGCGCGGTTCTTCGACCCGCACTCCGGCGGTGTGCGGGTGGGTGGTGTGGACGTCCGCGAGCTGCGGACCGAGGACCTCACGTCGCTCATCTCGGTCGTCTTCCAGGACGTCTACCTGTTCGACGGAACCGTTCTCGACAACGTCCGGATCGGCCGGCCCGACGCCACCGACGAGGAGGTGTACGCCGCGGCCCGCGCGGCGCGGGTCGACGACGTCGTCGAACGCCTCCCCGGTGGCTGGGAGGCGCCGGTGGGGGAGGGCGGCGGCAGGCTGTCCGGCGGGGAGCGGCAGCGCATCTCGATCGCCCGCGCACTGCTGAAGGACACGCCGATCGTGCTGTTCGACGAACCGACCGCGGCCCTTGACGCCGAGAACGAGCACGCCCTGCAGCAGGCGATGGCGGCCCTGTCCCGCGACCGCACCGTGCTGGTGATCGCGCATCGGCTGCACACGTTGCGCGCGGCCGACCACATCGTCGTGCTGGACCGGGGACGGGCCGTGGAACAGGGGGTCCACGACGAGTTGCTCGCCCGCGGCGGCCGGTACGCCCACTACTGGCGGGAGCGCAGCCGCGCGCAGGGATGGCGGCTGGCTCGCCGCACTACCCGCAGCGCGATCGCCGCCGCTCCTCGATGA
- a CDS encoding MFS transporter, which yields MSERTRAAGSRLLPLYAAGFVTAFGAHSIAASLGGYTEAEHASLLTLGLLLAVYDGAEIVLKPVFGALADRIGPRPVLLGGLLAFAAASAAFVVAGNPALVGVARFGQGAAAAAFSPAAGAMVARLTPQTGHGKAYGGYGAWKGIGYTLGPVLGGVLITLGGYPLLFGTLAALAVAVAVWAVLAVPAVPPLPRARQTVLDLARRLSTSGFVRPTLTLAGATAALAVGVGFLPVAGAASGLGPLVTGGAVSVLAATAALVQPRAGRARDNGRISDGPGMATGLALAAAGMVGGAALPGLVGLLAAAVLIGVGTGLATPIAFAHLAASTPAERLGQTMGAAEVGREVGDAGGPLLVGALAAAATGALGFGLLGLAVVLVVLAAAVARTTVRP from the coding sequence ATGAGCGAGCGCACAAGGGCTGCCGGGAGCCGGCTGCTCCCCCTGTACGCGGCGGGCTTCGTCACCGCCTTCGGCGCCCACAGCATCGCCGCCAGCCTCGGCGGCTACACCGAGGCGGAGCACGCCTCGCTGCTCACCCTCGGTCTGCTGCTCGCGGTCTACGACGGGGCCGAGATCGTCCTCAAGCCGGTCTTCGGGGCGCTCGCCGACCGGATCGGCCCACGGCCGGTCCTGCTCGGCGGCCTGCTGGCCTTCGCGGCGGCATCCGCCGCCTTCGTGGTCGCGGGCAATCCGGCGCTGGTCGGCGTGGCCCGGTTCGGCCAGGGGGCGGCCGCGGCGGCGTTCTCCCCGGCAGCGGGCGCGATGGTCGCCCGCCTCACCCCGCAGACCGGGCACGGCAAGGCGTACGGCGGCTACGGCGCGTGGAAGGGCATCGGGTACACCCTCGGCCCGGTCCTGGGCGGAGTCCTGATCACCCTGGGCGGCTACCCCCTGCTGTTCGGCACGCTCGCCGCGCTGGCGGTGGCCGTCGCCGTGTGGGCGGTCCTGGCGGTCCCGGCGGTGCCGCCGCTCCCCCGTGCCCGGCAGACCGTGCTCGACCTGGCCCGCAGGCTCAGCACCAGCGGGTTCGTGCGGCCCACGCTCACACTCGCTGGGGCGACGGCCGCGCTGGCGGTCGGTGTCGGTTTCCTGCCGGTGGCGGGGGCGGCGAGCGGGCTCGGGCCACTGGTCACGGGCGGGGCCGTGTCCGTACTCGCCGCCACGGCCGCGCTGGTCCAGCCCCGCGCGGGCCGTGCACGCGACAACGGCCGGATCTCCGACGGGCCCGGCATGGCGACAGGACTGGCATTGGCCGCGGCAGGCATGGTTGGCGGGGCCGCGCTGCCCGGCCTCGTCGGGCTCCTCGCGGCCGCTGTCCTCATCGGTGTCGGGACCGGGCTGGCGACCCCGATCGCGTTCGCGCACTTGGCCGCCAGCACCCCGGCCGAGCGGCTCGGGCAGACGATGGGTGCCGCCGAGGTCGGCCGGGAGGTCGGCGACGCGGGCGGCCCTCTGCTGGTCGGCGCCCTTGCCGCGGCAGCAACAGGCGCACTCGGCTTCGGCCTGCTCGGGCTTGCCGTCGTGCTCGTCGTGCTGGCAGCGGCGGTCGCACGGACGACGGTGCGCCCGTGA
- a CDS encoding ABC transporter ATP-binding protein encodes MEEQAIGLGELLRPVRARLGTAVGLQAVAAVVAVVPFAAVAELARVLLAAGPTDEGRAWAVAAVAAGALVGWLLLSTVAGALAHRADLDFQLSVRRRLVDRLGRVPLGWFTDRGAGGIGKAVQHDVDTMHHLVAHALLNLTASVITPLVTLAYLFWADWQMALILLIPIAAGVALFVRAAVTMEGQSATFDAAQQRISSRVVEFFEGIAVVKMFGQTGRAHRQYAQAADDFAEFFLAWIAKGYRATAAAELAFSPVTVLLTVLVGGTALVSGGHLEAIELLPFAILGLGLAGPLQALHYYSHDVEKSSAAAKRVGTLLVAPELAVPAEPRRPEGGRVELSGVAFAYDAERPVLRDIDLVLEPGTVTALVGHSGSGKTTLAKLLPRFFDPTEGAVTIGGVDVRDIAPDQLYRQVSFVLQDVQLLDASVRDNIRLARPDADEETVRRAARAASVDARIAALPRGYDSIVGRDVRFSGGEAQRISIARAILADTPIVVLDEATAHADPESEALIQDALSELAAGRTVLVVAHRLASVVGVDRIVVLDGGRIVEQGTHEELLAAEGRYARMWRLQEQTGAGALMGGRG; translated from the coding sequence ATGGAGGAGCAAGCGATAGGTCTCGGCGAACTGCTGCGGCCCGTCCGGGCGCGGCTGGGTACGGCGGTCGGTCTGCAGGCCGTTGCGGCGGTGGTCGCCGTCGTGCCGTTCGCCGCCGTGGCGGAGCTGGCGAGGGTGCTGCTGGCGGCGGGCCCGACCGACGAGGGCCGGGCATGGGCGGTCGCCGCGGTCGCGGCGGGCGCGCTCGTGGGGTGGCTGCTGCTGAGCACGGTGGCGGGCGCGCTCGCCCACCGCGCGGATCTGGACTTCCAGCTGTCGGTGCGGCGGCGCCTCGTCGATCGGCTCGGCCGGGTGCCACTGGGCTGGTTCACCGATCGAGGCGCGGGCGGGATCGGGAAGGCGGTCCAGCACGACGTCGACACGATGCACCACCTCGTGGCCCACGCGCTGCTGAACCTCACCGCGAGCGTGATCACGCCGCTCGTGACGCTGGCCTACCTGTTCTGGGCGGACTGGCAGATGGCGCTGATCCTGCTGATCCCGATTGCGGCGGGTGTCGCGCTGTTCGTACGGGCCGCGGTGACCATGGAGGGGCAGTCGGCGACCTTCGACGCCGCGCAGCAGCGCATCAGCAGCCGGGTCGTCGAGTTCTTCGAGGGCATCGCCGTCGTGAAGATGTTCGGGCAGACGGGGCGCGCGCACCGGCAGTACGCGCAGGCCGCCGACGACTTCGCCGAGTTCTTCCTCGCATGGATCGCGAAGGGCTACCGGGCGACCGCGGCGGCGGAGCTGGCGTTCAGTCCGGTCACGGTCCTGCTCACGGTGCTGGTCGGTGGCACGGCGTTGGTCTCGGGAGGGCACCTCGAGGCGATCGAGCTGCTGCCGTTCGCGATCCTCGGGCTGGGCCTGGCCGGGCCGCTGCAGGCGCTGCACTACTACAGCCACGACGTGGAGAAGTCGAGCGCGGCGGCGAAGCGGGTGGGCACGCTGCTCGTGGCGCCGGAGCTCGCGGTGCCGGCCGAGCCGCGACGGCCGGAGGGCGGCCGGGTGGAGCTGTCCGGCGTCGCGTTCGCCTACGACGCGGAACGGCCGGTGCTGCGCGACATCGACCTGGTCCTCGAGCCGGGCACCGTGACCGCGCTGGTGGGCCATTCGGGTTCGGGCAAGACCACCCTCGCCAAGCTCCTGCCGCGGTTCTTCGACCCGACCGAGGGCGCCGTCACGATCGGCGGCGTCGACGTGCGCGACATCGCGCCGGACCAGCTGTACCGGCAGGTGTCGTTCGTGCTGCAGGACGTCCAGCTGCTGGACGCCAGCGTGCGCGACAACATCCGCCTCGCCCGTCCCGATGCGGACGAGGAGACGGTGCGCCGCGCGGCGCGGGCCGCGTCCGTCGACGCGCGCATCGCCGCGTTGCCGCGCGGCTACGACTCGATCGTCGGCCGGGACGTCCGCTTCTCCGGTGGCGAGGCGCAGCGGATATCGATCGCGCGGGCGATCCTCGCCGACACCCCGATCGTGGTGCTCGACGAGGCGACCGCTCACGCCGACCCCGAGTCGGAGGCCCTGATCCAGGACGCACTGTCAGAGCTAGCGGCCGGGCGGACCGTGCTCGTCGTCGCGCACCGGCTGGCCTCGGTGGTCGGCGTCGACCGGATCGTGGTGCTCGACGGTGGCCGGATCGTCGAGCAGGGCACGCACGAGGAGCTGCTCGCCGCCGAGGGCCGGTATGCGCGGATGTGGCGGCTGCAGGAACAGACAGGCGCAGGCGCGCTGATGGGGGGACGAGGATGA
- a CDS encoding serine/threonine-protein kinase, whose translation MVELGPDDPSTIGPYVLLGRLGSGGMGVVYLGRDEAGGQAAIKVIHPQLIGDPEFRARFAREIATAGAVNGPWIARVLASDPVGSRPWLATEYVDGPNLEEEVTRSGPLPLPTVLPLARKLAAALASLHASGVVHRDLKPSNVLLASDGPRLIDFGIARAVDATKITRTGDVIGTPAFMSPEQALGAEPEAPSDVFSLASILAFAATGTGPFGTAANPLAMLMRVSQQDPDVSVVPDELRPHLEACLARDPARRPTAPELVERLGAIPRLAVPELVERTESTARLAVPELVERTESTARLAERKLVERTESTAGPTVKRVETPRARRPRGWRRGMIVVSCALVAALVAAPAVVMSPLPEPSKARHVETRWLGEGTYDVEITRDGAHIIAVAGVDGLLVVDPATGAATARITPSASRIGGFAPAPDGKSVYAVEHEGIGRFDLGTGDLLAQFPVGERPYHPAVAPDGRTVYASGNDQDRIFAIDTATGAVRATEPLGRGPFEVVVSADSQTLYVTRMSSSQGVLVVDAASLAVVNNLALEYVTDISVAPDGSRVYVSCRDGIVVLDGRTRRAIGRFELPRSSGGPSRMVVSPDGAYLYAIDSLDPYVRVIETTTGQEVEAVPLEGEARSLAIAPDGRRLYVSEHNGDALWLVDTTAYTT comes from the coding sequence ATGGTCGAACTCGGTCCGGACGACCCGTCCACGATCGGCCCGTACGTGCTGCTCGGCAGGCTGGGTTCCGGAGGCATGGGCGTGGTGTACCTCGGCCGCGACGAAGCCGGCGGCCAGGCCGCGATCAAGGTCATCCATCCGCAGCTCATCGGCGACCCTGAGTTCAGGGCTCGGTTCGCCCGCGAGATCGCCACCGCCGGCGCCGTCAACGGGCCATGGATCGCGCGCGTACTCGCTTCTGACCCGGTCGGTTCCCGGCCGTGGCTCGCCACCGAGTACGTCGACGGCCCGAACCTCGAGGAAGAAGTGACCCGGTCGGGCCCGCTGCCTCTGCCCACGGTGCTGCCACTCGCCCGCAAGCTCGCCGCCGCGCTCGCCTCCCTGCACGCGAGTGGCGTCGTACATCGCGACCTGAAGCCGAGCAACGTGTTGCTCGCGAGCGACGGGCCGCGGCTCATCGACTTCGGTATCGCCCGCGCCGTCGACGCCACGAAGATCACCCGCACCGGGGACGTCATCGGCACCCCCGCCTTCATGTCGCCCGAACAGGCCCTCGGTGCGGAACCCGAGGCGCCGTCCGACGTGTTCTCGCTCGCGTCGATCCTCGCCTTCGCGGCGACCGGTACGGGTCCGTTCGGGACGGCGGCCAACCCGCTCGCGATGCTGATGCGGGTCAGCCAGCAGGATCCGGACGTATCCGTGGTGCCCGACGAGCTGCGTCCGCACCTGGAGGCCTGCCTGGCCCGCGACCCGGCCCGCCGTCCGACGGCACCGGAGCTCGTCGAGCGGCTGGGGGCCATTCCGCGGCTGGCGGTGCCGGAGCTGGTCGAGCGGACCGAGTCCACTGCGCGGCTGGCGGTGCCGGAGCTGGTCGAGCGGACCGAGTCCACTGCGCGGCTGGCGGAGCGGAAGCTCGTTGAGCGGACCGAGTCCACTGCGGGGCCGACGGTCAAGCGGGTGGAGACCCCGCGGGCGCGCAGGCCCAGGGGGTGGCGGCGGGGGATGATCGTGGTGAGCTGCGCGCTCGTGGCCGCCTTGGTGGCCGCGCCCGCCGTCGTCATGAGCCCTCTCCCCGAGCCCTCGAAGGCCCGACACGTCGAGACCAGATGGCTCGGCGAGGGGACCTACGACGTCGAGATCACCCGAGATGGAGCGCACATCATCGCAGTCGCGGGCGTCGACGGCCTGCTCGTGGTCGATCCCGCCACCGGTGCCGCCACCGCGCGGATCACGCCGTCCGCCAGTCGGATCGGCGGCTTCGCGCCGGCCCCTGACGGGAAGAGCGTGTACGCAGTCGAGCACGAGGGTATAGGCAGGTTCGATCTCGGCACGGGCGACTTGCTCGCGCAGTTTCCCGTCGGGGAGAGGCCCTACCACCCGGCGGTGGCCCCGGACGGACGCACCGTGTATGCGAGCGGCAACGACCAGGATCGGATCTTCGCCATTGACACCGCCACCGGAGCAGTGCGCGCCACCGAGCCGCTCGGCCGCGGCCCCTTCGAGGTCGTCGTCAGCGCCGACAGCCAGACGTTGTACGTGACGAGGATGTCGTCGTCTCAGGGGGTTCTCGTGGTCGACGCCGCGTCCCTCGCGGTCGTGAACAACCTCGCACTCGAGTACGTGACCGACATCTCGGTAGCCCCCGACGGCAGCCGCGTCTACGTCTCGTGCCGAGACGGCATCGTCGTACTCGACGGCCGGACCCGGCGGGCAATCGGTCGATTCGAGCTGCCACGGTCGTCTGGCGGCCCGTCGCGGATGGTGGTCTCGCCCGACGGCGCGTACCTCTACGCAATCGACTCACTCGATCCGTACGTGCGCGTCATCGAGACGACAACGGGGCAGGAGGTGGAGGCGGTGCCGCTCGAGGGCGAGGCTCGCTCCCTCGCCATCGCCCCGGACGGGCGGCGCCTCTATGTCTCCGAGCACAACGGTGACGCGCTCTGGCTCGTCGACACCACGGCGTACACCACATGA
- a CDS encoding helix-turn-helix domain-containing protein, giving the protein MTTRTAAEWRDERRDQHRAAVAACPTQEVLGRLGDKWVPLVLVALRHGPRRHGELARALAGARQKVLTQALRGLERDGLVTRSVTPGVPVRVDYALTPLGRSLLDVVDVVSRWADEHVPALHDARRGHSAR; this is encoded by the coding sequence GTGACCACACGGACGGCCGCCGAGTGGCGGGACGAGCGCCGGGACCAGCACCGTGCGGCCGTCGCCGCCTGCCCCACGCAGGAGGTCCTCGGCAGGCTCGGCGACAAGTGGGTGCCGCTCGTCCTCGTCGCGCTGCGCCACGGTCCCCGGCGCCACGGCGAGCTGGCCCGCGCACTGGCGGGCGCCCGCCAGAAGGTGCTCACCCAGGCGCTGCGCGGGCTGGAGCGCGACGGGCTGGTCACGCGATCGGTCACCCCGGGCGTGCCGGTGCGGGTGGACTACGCGCTCACCCCGCTCGGCCGGAGCCTCCTCGATGTGGTGGACGTGGTGTCCCGGTGGGCGGACGAGCACGTCCCGGCCCTGCACGACGCGCGCCGCGGCCACTCGGCCCGATGA
- a CDS encoding SAM-dependent methyltransferase, with translation MDEQAPAPFYVDTSRASIARVYDYLLGGKENLEVDRRAADAMRNVVPEVGEIAKANRCFLRRAVRFLVRDAGIRQLLDIGSGLPSDGNVNEVAQAIDAGVRVVYVDNDPVVLAHARALLAVDEQTAVVTADLRRPEALFEQVTALGLLDLDAPFAVLLSGVVHHLSDDDDPVGILAAVREWLVPGSYMALSHFLDDGKSRAYALELAFLHGGLGSGRFRTWKELGGYFDGLELVEPGLVYANDWRPDEFTLAESPVHTLYAGGIGRKP, from the coding sequence GTGGACGAGCAGGCGCCCGCGCCGTTCTACGTCGACACGTCCCGCGCCTCCATCGCCCGCGTCTACGACTACCTGCTGGGCGGCAAGGAGAACCTCGAGGTCGACCGGCGGGCCGCCGACGCCATGCGGAACGTCGTCCCCGAGGTGGGGGAGATCGCCAAGGCCAATCGGTGCTTCCTGCGCCGCGCCGTGCGGTTCCTGGTGCGTGACGCAGGAATCCGGCAGCTCCTCGACATCGGATCCGGGCTGCCGAGTGACGGCAACGTCAACGAGGTGGCGCAGGCCATCGACGCGGGCGTCCGGGTGGTCTACGTCGACAACGACCCGGTCGTGTTGGCGCACGCGAGGGCGCTGCTCGCCGTCGACGAGCAGACCGCCGTGGTCACGGCAGACCTGCGCAGGCCCGAAGCGCTCTTCGAGCAGGTCACCGCGCTGGGGCTGCTCGACCTCGACGCACCGTTCGCGGTGCTGCTCTCCGGCGTGGTGCACCACCTGTCCGACGACGACGATCCGGTCGGGATCCTCGCCGCCGTGCGGGAATGGCTCGTCCCTGGCAGCTACATGGCCCTGTCGCATTTCCTCGACGACGGCAAGTCGCGCGCCTACGCGCTCGAGCTCGCGTTCCTCCACGGTGGCCTCGGTTCGGGCCGCTTCCGCACGTGGAAGGAGCTCGGCGGCTACTTCGACGGGCTCGAGCTCGTGGAGCCCGGCCTCGTGTACGCGAACGACTGGCGCCCCGACGAGTTCACCCTCGCCGAGAGCCCGGTACACACGCTCTACGCGGGCGGCATCGGCCGCAAGCCGTGA
- a CDS encoding MFS transporter → MAGNRPILLVCLAVFGLMTGQQMLNPILPPLSRELGFSELALGIVWTVGASGVVLTSSFWSRRSMSWGHRPVLLISLVGAMLGLLAFAATAQAGLAGVLAGPLLFALILLSRGVVFGVAWAATPVTAQSYVADVTSGTAERVRGMSMVGAAQGLGLAAGPALGGVLSGAGLLVPIYVAPAILAVVAVLAWLGLPRPQAHLDRRPSVKVSPFDRRMWPFLTTGFGMYLAFGIVLMTIGFLVQDRLRLATEQTGQATGFVVLAGASALILVQAVAVPRLKWPPLRLIRLGAVVMTAGMALVAVAGNGPLLGAAMAVLGAGLGFGLPGIMAAPTLLATREEQGAVVGLVGTSNAITFMLGPLLGTGLYEIAPVAPYLLGTVLLAGLAVFTFVHPGIRQTPAAETVRAG, encoded by the coding sequence GTGGCGGGGAACAGACCGATCCTGCTGGTCTGCCTGGCCGTGTTCGGCCTGATGACCGGGCAGCAGATGCTCAACCCGATCCTCCCGCCGCTGTCCCGCGAGCTCGGGTTCAGCGAGCTGGCGCTGGGGATCGTGTGGACGGTCGGGGCCTCGGGCGTCGTGCTGACCAGCTCGTTCTGGAGCCGTCGCAGCATGTCGTGGGGCCACCGGCCGGTGCTGTTGATCTCGCTCGTCGGTGCGATGCTCGGATTGCTGGCCTTCGCGGCGACGGCCCAGGCCGGGTTGGCAGGCGTGCTCGCCGGGCCGCTGCTGTTCGCGCTGATCCTGCTCAGCCGGGGCGTCGTGTTCGGCGTTGCATGGGCGGCGACGCCGGTCACCGCTCAGTCCTACGTCGCCGACGTGACCTCTGGGACGGCCGAGCGGGTGCGGGGCATGTCGATGGTCGGCGCGGCGCAGGGTCTCGGCCTCGCGGCGGGGCCAGCGCTGGGTGGAGTGCTGAGCGGCGCGGGCCTGCTGGTCCCGATCTACGTGGCGCCGGCCATCCTCGCCGTGGTCGCCGTGCTGGCCTGGCTCGGCCTCCCGAGGCCGCAGGCCCACCTGGACCGCCGGCCCTCGGTGAAGGTCAGCCCGTTCGACCGTCGCATGTGGCCGTTCCTGACCACCGGGTTCGGCATGTACCTCGCCTTCGGCATCGTGCTGATGACGATCGGCTTCCTCGTGCAGGACAGGCTGCGGCTCGCCACGGAGCAGACCGGGCAGGCCACCGGCTTCGTGGTGCTGGCCGGGGCGAGCGCGCTCATCCTCGTCCAGGCCGTGGCCGTGCCGCGGCTGAAGTGGCCGCCGCTGCGACTCATCCGGCTGGGCGCGGTCGTCATGACCGCCGGGATGGCGCTCGTCGCCGTCGCCGGGAACGGACCGCTGCTCGGCGCCGCGATGGCCGTGCTCGGCGCGGGCCTCGGGTTCGGCCTGCCCGGGATCATGGCGGCACCGACCCTGCTCGCCACCCGGGAGGAGCAGGGCGCCGTGGTCGGGCTGGTCGGCACCAGCAACGCGATCACCTTCATGCTCGGCCCGCTGCTGGGCACCGGGCTGTACGAGATCGCGCCCGTCGCCCCCTACCTCCTCGGCACGGTCCTGCTGGCGGGCCTGGCCGTCTTCACGTTCGTCCATCCCGGGATCCGCCAGACGCCGGCCGCGGAGACGGTGCGAGCCGGCTGA